ACCACCAACCACCAACCACTAGCCACCAACTAGATGTGCGCCAGCTTGTTGAGCCCGTTGTAGGCCGCGACCTTGTAGCATTCGGCCAGCGTGGGGAAGTTGAACACGTTGTCGACGAAGAACTCGGCGGTGCCGTCTAGCGCCATCACGGCCTGGCCGATGTGGACCAGCTCGGTGGCGCCGGTGCCGATGATGTGCACGCCGAGCAGCTTGTGGCTGTCCTGGTGGATCAGCATCTTGAGCATGCCCTGGTCGTCGCCGAGCAGCTGGCAGCGGGCGATCTCGCGGTACTGGGCGATGCCGGCCTCGTAGGGGATGCCGTCGCGGGTGAGCTCTTCCTCGGTGCGGCCGACCATGGAGATTTCCGGCACCGCGTAGATGCCGAAGGGGAACAGCTCGGTGTTGTAGTTGCGCACGTCGCACACGCCGAACGCGTGGCAGATGGCGCGGCGGCCCTGCTCCATGCTGGTGGACGCCAGCGCGGGGAAGCCGATGACGTCGCCCGCGGCGTACACGTGCTCGGCGCTGGTCTGGTAGTGCTCGTTGACGTGCAGGCGTTCGCGGTCGTCGTACTCGACGCCGACCTGATCCAGGCCGAGCGCGCCGCACACGCCCTGCCGGCCGACGGAGTAGAGCAGCGCCTCGGCGCGGAGGGTCTTGCCGCTCTCGAGTTGGGCCTCGACGAGCCGCTGCTTCTTGCCGGAGACCGTGGAGTCGACCTCCTGGATGCTCTCGACCTTCTCGCCGAGCCGCAGGGTGATGCCCTTCTGCCGCATGAAGTACTGGCAGGCGCCGGTGATCTCGTGGTCGAGGAAGCCGAGCACGTCGCTGCGGCCCTCGACCAGCGTGATCCGCACGCCGAGGGTGGCGAGGATCGTGGCGTACTCGCTGCCGATCACGCCGCCGCCCACCACGATCATGGTCTTGGGGATGCGGTCGAGCTTGAGCAGCTCGTCGGAGGTGACGATCGAGTGGCCGTTGAACGGGATGTGGGGCGGCTTGGCCGGGCGGGTGCCGACCGCCACCAGGAACTTCTCGCCCTCGAACTGCTGCAGCCCTTCGGGGCCGTCGACCTCGACGTGGTTGGGGCCGGTGAACTTCGCCTTGCCCCAGATGAGGTCGACGCCGTTGCGGTCGAACTGGCTGCGGATGATGTCCCACTCGCGGCGCATCACCTGCTGGGACAGGCTCGCGAGGTCGGACATCGCGATGTCCTGCTTGATGCGGTACGACTGGCCGAACATCCCCTTGCGATTGGCGCCGGTCAGGTGCAGCACGGCCTCGCGGAGGGCCTTGCTGGGGATGGTGCCGGTGTTGACCTGGGCTCCGCCCAGCACGGCGTTCTTCTCGACGATCGCGACGCTCTTGCCGAGCTTGGCGGCCTGGATCGCGGCCTTCTGGCCGGCGGGGCCGGTGCCGATAACGATGCAGTCGTACTTCTTCATGGCGGGGGCTCGGGGGGAGGCGGTCGTGAGCAACCGACAGCGTACCAGCCCGGGGGCCAGCGACAAGGGTGATCGGGCGTCGGCGCTAGACCCAGCGCAGGGCAAACTGGCACCAGAACGCGGCCACCGGCGGCCCCACCAAGCCCGTCAGCAGGCCGGCCAGCAGCAGGTCGCGGGCGGTGAGCCGCTTGGCGCCGTACACGATGGCGTTGGGCGGGGTGCTGATGGCCAGGCACATGGCGAGCGACGCGCACAGCGCGATCGGCACGACCAGGCGGCCGTCGATCGAGGTGGTGGCGGCCAGCGCCAGCGGCAGCACGATGTTGGCCGTGGCCGTGTTGCTCATCAGGTTCGAGAGGACCACGGTCAGGAACCCGAACCCCAACACCATGGCCATCGGCGACAATCCTTCCAGCGGCAGCTGGGCGACCAGCCAGTCGGCCAGCCCGGTCTCGGCGATCGCGACGCCCAGCGAGAGCCCGCCGGCGATCATCAGCAGGATGTCCCACGACAGGGTGCGCAGGTCGTCGCCCAGCAGCACGCCCGTGGAGGTCAGCACGCAGATTGGGATGAACGAAACGACCGTTGTCGGGATGCCGTGCCACGGGCTGGTGATCCACATCCCGATGGTCG
This genomic interval from Posidoniimonas corsicana contains the following:
- the sthA gene encoding Si-specific NAD(P)(+) transhydrogenase translates to MKKYDCIVIGTGPAGQKAAIQAAKLGKSVAIVEKNAVLGGAQVNTGTIPSKALREAVLHLTGANRKGMFGQSYRIKQDIAMSDLASLSQQVMRREWDIIRSQFDRNGVDLIWGKAKFTGPNHVEVDGPEGLQQFEGEKFLVAVGTRPAKPPHIPFNGHSIVTSDELLKLDRIPKTMIVVGGGVIGSEYATILATLGVRITLVEGRSDVLGFLDHEITGACQYFMRQKGITLRLGEKVESIQEVDSTVSGKKQRLVEAQLESGKTLRAEALLYSVGRQGVCGALGLDQVGVEYDDRERLHVNEHYQTSAEHVYAAGDVIGFPALASTSMEQGRRAICHAFGVCDVRNYNTELFPFGIYAVPEISMVGRTEEELTRDGIPYEAGIAQYREIARCQLLGDDQGMLKMLIHQDSHKLLGVHIIGTGATELVHIGQAVMALDGTAEFFVDNVFNFPTLAECYKVAAYNGLNKLAHI